In the Malus domestica chromosome 16, GDT2T_hap1 genome, one interval contains:
- the LOC139193038 gene encoding LOW QUALITY PROTEIN: protein TIC 214 (The sequence of the model RefSeq protein was modified relative to this genomic sequence to represent the inferred CDS: inserted 1 base in 1 codon; deleted 1 base in 1 codon; substituted 3 bases at 3 genomic stop codons): MKIINSVVVVGLYYGFFTTFSVGPSYLFLLRAQVMEEGEEGTEMKVXATTGFITGLLMMFISIYYVALHLTLGRPYTIIVLDLPYLLFHFFWNNHKHFFFYYGSTTRNSMHNLNIQCFXWLVNWSHFIPNVLIRFNKYLVSELRNSMTXIFSRIPFPIVTKKLKETSETEERGTKXEQEGSTKEDPSPSPFLEEKEDMDKIDETKEIRANGKEETKDQF; the protein is encoded by the exons ATGAAGATAATCAATTCAGTCGTTGTGGTTGGACTCTATTATGGATTTTTCACCACATTCTCTGTAGGGCCCTCTTATCTCTTCCTTCTCCGAGCTCAGGTTatggaagaaggagaagaaggaaccGAGATGAAAGTATAAGCAACAACAGGTTTTATTACGGGACTGCTCATGATGTTCATATCGATCTATTATGTGGCTCTGCATCTAACATTAGGTAGACCTTATACAATAATTGTCCTAGATTTACCGTATCTTTTGTTTCATTTCTTCTGGAACAATcacaaacacttttttttt tattatggatCTACAACCAGAAATTCAATGCATAATCTTAACATTCAATG CT GTTGGTTGGTTAATTGGTCACATTTTATTC CAAATGTACTTATTAGATTTAATAAGTACCTTGTGTCCGAATTGAGAAATTCTATGACTTGAATCTTTA GTAGAATACCTTTCCCCATTGTTACTAAGAAACTGAAAGAAACCTCAGAAACGGAAGAAAGG GGGACTAAATAGGAACAAGAGGGATCCACCAAAGAAGATCCTTCCCCTTCCCCTTTTTTGGAAGAAAAGGAGGATATGGACAAAATCGATGAAACGAAAGAGATCCGAGCGAATGGAAAGGAAGAAACAAAGGATCAATTCTAG